The proteins below come from a single Miscanthus floridulus cultivar M001 chromosome 1, ASM1932011v1, whole genome shotgun sequence genomic window:
- the LOC136457527 gene encoding uncharacterized protein, with the protein MFDVVCAFGSGYKAPLCNQMRGPYLAKCVEETRKFVDGFRTHWRETGCTIMADGWTDRKRRTLINFLVYCPKVLRIVDSNERPAMGYLFGAFHAAREEIVKRFQRKKDLVKPFLEYMDARWDKHFDKNLHAAGFWFNPNNQYNVELRDKYNFTTSGVLDVIEKYAGKDVALRSALTKEMKMFRNGEGDFGRPTAKNDRHVMLADEWWQTYGYSATNLQKLALRVLSQTCSASGCERSWSYFEHVHSKKRNRLEHQRLNDIVYVHCNMRLRQRSKLSTRNYDPIMLDEIGNGNEAWILEDNPPCLNSEELEAFRTKLSELNIQCSSDDLELNMDMVEANAMDDSDEIIEDQEYQNLRQEDAYDYGGFAVDVGGAEPQAQDEWDPIRFY; encoded by the exons ATGTTTGATGTTGTGTGTGCATTTGGTTCTGGATACAAGGCGCCGCTTTGTAATCAGATGCGTGGTCCATATCTTGCAAAATGTGTTGAAGAGACTAGGAAGTTTGTTGATGGATTCCGCACACATTGGAGAGAAACTGGTTGCACTATTATGGCTGATGGATGGACTGATAGAAAGAGAAGGACCCTCATTAACTTCTTGGTCTACTGTCCCAAAG TGCTGAGAATTGTGGATAGCAATGAGCGACCTGCAATGGGCTACCTATTTGGAGCATTCCATGCTGCAAGAGAAGAAATTGTGAAGAGATTTCAGAGAAAGAAAGACTTAGTAAAGCCTTTCTTAGAATACATGGATGCACGTTGGGATAAGCATTTTGATAAGAATCTTCATGCTGCTGGCTTTTGGTTTAATCCTAATAACCAATACAATGTTGAACTTAGAGACAAGTACAACTTCACCACTTCTGGAGTTCTTGATGTCATAGAGAAATATGCTGGCAAAGATGTTGCCCTTAGAAGTGCTTTGACAAAAGAAATGAAAATGTTCAGAAATGGAGAAGGTGATTTTGGGCGTCCAACTGCTAAAAATGATCGTCATGTCATGCTTGCTG ATGAGTGGTGGCAAACTTATGGCTACAGTGCAACAAATTTACAGAAGCTTGCTCTGCGTGTGTTGAGCCAAACTTGTAGTGCATCTGGATGTGAGAGGAGCTGGAGCTACTTTGAGCATGTGCACTCCAAAAAAAGAAATAGATTAGAGCATCAAAGGCTAAATGATATTGTGTATGTGCATTGTAATATGAGACTGCGACAAAG GTCCAAGTTGTCTACTAGAAATTATGACCCAATAATGTTGGACGAAATTGGAAATGGAAATGAAGCTTGGATTTTAGAAGACAATCCACCTTGCCTTAACTCTGAAGAGCTAGAAGCGTTTCGCACTAAACTGTCTGAGCTGAATATACAATGCAGCAGTGATG ATTTGGAGCTTAACATGGACATGGTGGAGGCTAATGCCATGGATGACAGTGATGAGATTATAGAGGACCAGGAGTACCAGAACCTCAGGCAGGAAGACGCATATGATTATGGTGGATTTGCAGTTGATGTTGGAGGAGCagaacctcaagctcaagatgaatGGGATCCAATACGTTTTTATTGA